The proteins below are encoded in one region of Betaproteobacteria bacterium:
- a CDS encoding sulfate ABC transporter substrate-binding protein yields the protein MFKFALFFGLTVALGISGAAAQTSLLNVSYDPTRELYKDYNAAFAKHWRAKTGQVINFRQSHAGSGKQAMAVRDGLEADVVTLALAYDIDALVERKLIPADWQKRFPNNSSPYTSTIAFLVRKGNPKNIHDWGDLAKPGIGVITPNPKTSGGARWNYLAAWAWALKQPGGNEQKAKELVTAIFRNVPVLDSGARGSTTTFVERGLGDVLIAWENEAQLAVNEIGKDKFEIVAPSLSILAEPPVAVVDKVVEKRGTRLTAQAYLDYLYSEEGQSIAAKHYYRPRDAKVAAKYAGQFPKIKLVTIDDTFGGWQKAQKTHFADGGTFDQIYLKK from the coding sequence ATGTTCAAATTTGCCCTTTTTTTCGGGTTGACCGTAGCACTCGGCATTAGCGGTGCCGCCGCCCAGACTTCGCTGCTCAACGTGTCCTATGACCCGACGCGCGAGCTTTACAAGGATTACAACGCGGCTTTTGCCAAGCACTGGCGGGCCAAGACCGGGCAGGTGATCAATTTCCGCCAGTCGCACGCCGGTTCTGGCAAGCAGGCGATGGCTGTGCGCGACGGGCTGGAGGCCGATGTGGTGACACTGGCGCTGGCTTACGACATCGACGCGCTGGTCGAGCGCAAGTTGATTCCTGCTGATTGGCAGAAGCGCTTCCCGAATAATTCCTCGCCTTACACCTCGACCATCGCCTTTCTGGTGCGCAAAGGCAATCCGAAGAACATCCATGATTGGGGCGATCTAGCCAAGCCAGGCATTGGCGTGATTACGCCTAACCCGAAGACGTCCGGCGGGGCGCGCTGGAATTATCTGGCGGCCTGGGCCTGGGCGCTGAAACAGCCGGGCGGCAACGAACAGAAGGCAAAGGAACTGGTGACGGCGATTTTCAGGAACGTCCCGGTGCTCGATTCCGGCGCGCGCGGGTCGACGACGACCTTCGTCGAACGCGGCCTGGGCGATGTGCTGATTGCCTGGGAAAACGAGGCGCAACTGGCGGTCAATGAGATCGGCAAGGACAAGTTCGAGATCGTCGCCCCCAGCCTGTCCATCCTCGCCGAGCCGCCGGTGGCGGTCGTCGACAAGGTGGTCGAGAAGCGTGGCACGCGGCTGACGGCGCAGGCTTACCTCGATTACCTGTATTCGGAAGAGGGGCAGAGCATTGCCGCCAAACACTATTACCGGCCGCGTGATGCCAAGGTAGCGGCGAAATACGCGGGGCAGTTCCCGAAGATCAAACTGGTAACGATCGACGACACCTTTGGCGGCTGGCAGAAGGCGCAGAAGACACACTTCGCCGATGGCGGCACCTTTGACCAGATTTACCTGAAGAAATAG
- a CDS encoding EAL domain-containing protein — protein MPLTDLIRYFNVADHTEDSSLYQDGKRAAAWHLGLRLGSLFQPIVDLRDQRVVGHQAILHARREDGTVVSPAEAYALCETPESVVYFDRLCRTLHALNFLAQQQHTGGYLQLSVHPRHLLAVQNQHGLVYEAILKRCGLGPEDIVLQIDTAWCGHTRQLPDALHNYRQRGYRLALRDPSAGLAIEDLLDLEPDILQLPAGEEIQRIEAAHHAGIVIERSGIETGQDLALAGIAAIDLGRGSLFGEPATDCRPAHDKRRVAYNYRSSSGAFP, from the coding sequence ATGCCGCTCACCGATCTGATCCGCTATTTCAACGTTGCCGACCACACTGAAGACAGCTCGCTCTATCAGGATGGCAAGCGCGCGGCGGCGTGGCACCTCGGGCTGCGGCTGGGGTCGCTCTTTCAGCCAATTGTCGATCTTCGCGATCAGCGTGTGGTCGGCCATCAGGCCATCCTGCACGCCCGACGCGAGGATGGCACGGTGGTCAGCCCGGCCGAGGCTTACGCGCTTTGCGAAACGCCAGAGTCGGTCGTGTATTTCGACCGCTTGTGCCGCACCCTGCATGCGCTGAATTTTTTGGCCCAGCAGCAACATACCGGCGGCTACTTGCAGCTTTCGGTGCATCCGCGCCATTTGCTGGCAGTTCAGAACCAGCACGGGCTGGTTTATGAAGCGATTTTGAAGCGTTGCGGGCTGGGGCCCGAAGACATCGTGCTGCAAATCGATACCGCGTGGTGCGGTCATACCCGTCAGCTACCCGACGCCCTGCACAATTATCGCCAGCGCGGGTATCGGCTGGCCTTGCGCGACCCGAGCGCCGGACTGGCCATCGAGGATTTGCTTGATCTCGAACCGGACATCCTACAACTGCCGGCCGGAGAGGAGATCCAGCGCATCGAGGCGGCTCATCACGCCGGCATCGTGATCGAGCGCAGCGGCATCGAGACCGGGCAGGATCTTGCGCTGGCCGGCATTGCGGCCATCGATCTCGGCCGGGGTAGTCTGTTCGGCGAGCCGGCGACTGATTGCCGCCCAGCCCACGACAAGCGCAGAGTCGCCTACAATTACCGTTCTTCATCCGGAGCCTTCCCATGA
- the cysK gene encoding cysteine synthase A, with amino-acid sequence MKIANDVTGLVGNTPLVRLNRVTAGCNATVAAKLEFFNPGSSVKDRIAVAMLDAALAAGKIGPDTVVLEPTSGNTGIGLAMVCAARGVKCAFTMPETMSRERKLLLKAYGAELILTPGPEGMTGAINKAKALAEADARYFIPQQFENPANPAVHRVTTAEEIWRDTDGQVDIVVAGVGTGGTVTGVGEALKAKNPQIRIVAVEPDASPVLSGGQKGPHPIQGIGAGFVPAVLNTVIYDEVIRVTNGDALTMARRMATEEGLLVGISSGAATWAALEIANRPENAGKLVVVIIPSCGERYLSTVLFEHLAV; translated from the coding sequence ATGAAAATCGCCAACGATGTCACCGGGCTGGTCGGCAATACGCCACTGGTTCGTCTCAACCGCGTCACGGCTGGCTGCAACGCCACCGTTGCCGCCAAGCTGGAATTTTTCAACCCCGGTAGCAGCGTCAAGGACCGGATCGCCGTCGCCATGCTCGATGCGGCACTTGCCGCCGGCAAGATCGGCCCGGATACCGTCGTGCTGGAGCCGACCTCGGGTAACACCGGCATCGGCCTGGCCATGGTCTGTGCGGCGCGTGGGGTCAAATGCGCTTTTACGATGCCGGAAACGATGAGCCGCGAGCGCAAGCTGCTGCTCAAGGCCTACGGGGCCGAGCTGATCCTGACGCCGGGGCCGGAAGGCATGACCGGCGCGATCAACAAGGCGAAAGCGCTGGCCGAGGCCGATGCGCGCTATTTCATTCCGCAGCAGTTTGAAAACCCGGCCAATCCGGCCGTTCACCGCGTGACCACCGCCGAGGAAATCTGGCGTGATACCGATGGCCAGGTCGACATCGTGGTCGCCGGCGTCGGCACGGGCGGTACGGTGACTGGCGTTGGCGAGGCATTGAAGGCAAAAAATCCGCAAATCCGGATCGTCGCGGTGGAGCCTGATGCCTCACCGGTGCTTTCCGGCGGCCAGAAAGGCCCGCACCCAATCCAGGGCATCGGCGCCGGCTTTGTCCCGGCCGTGCTGAATACCGTCATCTACGACGAGGTGATCCGCGTCACGAATGGCGATGCGCTAACCATGGCACGCCGCATGGCGACGGAAGAAGGGCTGCTCGTCGGCATTTCTTCCGGCGCCGCCACCTGGGCTGCGCTGGAAATTGCCAATCGCCCGGAAAACGCCGGCAAGCTGGTGGTGGTCATCATCCCGTCCTGCGGCGAGCGTTATTTGTCGACGGTGCTGTTCGAGCATCTGGCGGTTTGA
- a CDS encoding putative C-S lyase, with protein sequence MNTFDTPIDRRGSDSIKWSKYAGRDILPLWVADMDFAAPPAVLAALHRRIEHGVFGYGGPWPSLVESVLTHLETEYSWQIEPEWIVWLPGLVTGLNVACRAVDGEVLTATPIYPPFLSAPHFSGRKLNRAELACTDDSWHFDQNALKAALTADTRLFLLCHPHNPVGRCWSREELLDLAALAEENDLIVCSDEIHCGLILDADKRHIPFASLSPAAAKRCITLMAPSKTFNIPGLGCAFAVISDAKLRHRFERAMHGIVPHVNVLGLAAGEAAYRDSGDWHRELIETLRTNRDLVFAAVNREKGAKMKYVEATYLAWIDVRELGLANPAAHFEAHGLGLSDGADFGAPGWLRLNFGCPRSTLEEALKRFSNACQAA encoded by the coding sequence TTGAACACTTTCGACACGCCCATCGACCGGCGCGGCTCCGACTCGATCAAATGGAGCAAGTACGCCGGTCGCGACATTCTGCCGCTGTGGGTGGCGGACATGGATTTTGCCGCGCCACCGGCCGTGCTGGCGGCGCTGCACCGGCGCATCGAGCATGGCGTCTTTGGTTATGGCGGGCCGTGGCCTTCGCTGGTTGAGTCAGTACTTACTCACCTTGAAACGGAATACAGCTGGCAAATCGAGCCGGAATGGATTGTCTGGCTGCCGGGGCTGGTCACCGGCCTGAACGTGGCTTGTCGGGCGGTCGACGGCGAGGTTTTGACGGCGACCCCGATCTATCCGCCTTTTCTATCCGCGCCGCATTTTTCCGGCCGCAAGCTGAACCGGGCCGAGCTGGCCTGCACCGACGATAGCTGGCATTTTGATCAAAATGCCCTGAAAGCGGCGTTGACCGCAGACACCCGGCTTTTCCTGCTCTGCCACCCGCACAACCCGGTCGGCCGTTGCTGGAGCCGTGAAGAGCTGCTCGATCTGGCGGCACTGGCCGAGGAAAACGACCTGATCGTCTGCTCCGACGAAATCCATTGCGGCCTAATCCTTGACGCCGACAAGCGCCACATCCCGTTCGCCAGCCTGTCGCCGGCAGCGGCCAAGCGCTGCATCACGCTGATGGCGCCGTCGAAGACCTTCAACATTCCCGGCCTTGGCTGCGCTTTCGCGGTGATTTCCGACGCCAAGCTGCGCCACCGCTTCGAGCGCGCCATGCACGGCATCGTGCCGCACGTGAATGTGCTCGGGCTGGCTGCCGGTGAAGCGGCCTACCGCGACAGCGGCGACTGGCATCGTGAATTGATCGAAACCCTGCGCACCAATCGCGATTTGGTCTTTGCTGCGGTCAACCGGGAAAAAGGGGCAAAAATGAAATATGTCGAGGCCACCTATCTGGCCTGGATCGATGTCCGCGAACTGGGGCTGGCCAACCCCGCCGCCCATTTTGAAGCCCATGGCCTCGGCCTGTCCGATGGTGCCGATTTCGGTGCCCCCGGCTGGCTGCGTCTGAATTTCGGCTGCCCGCGCAGCACGCTGGAAGAAGCACTGAAACGCTTCAGCAACGCCTGTCAGGCCGCATGA
- a CDS encoding 5-formyltetrahydrofolate cyclo-ligase: MVEPDEDNTAWRRTLRREMVAKRAALGDEAHAGLSAGIVGHLLTALPAPQVVAFCWPIKHEPDVRAVVAHWEALGARAALPVVVAEAAPLAFRLWTPDTKLAPDRYGIPTPISGDFIQPDLILLPLNGFDAAGYRLGYGGGYFDRTLAALSPRPLAVGVGFEVNRLPSIRPESHDQRLDWIVTEAGAFRLDA, translated from the coding sequence ATGGTTGAACCCGATGAGGATAACACGGCATGGCGCCGCACATTGCGCCGCGAGATGGTGGCGAAGCGGGCGGCGCTGGGCGACGAGGCGCACGCCGGCCTGTCGGCGGGTATTGTCGGACATTTGCTGACCGCCCTGCCTGCGCCTCAGGTGGTCGCTTTTTGCTGGCCAATCAAGCACGAGCCGGATGTGCGGGCGGTGGTGGCGCATTGGGAAGCGCTCGGCGCGCGGGCAGCATTGCCGGTTGTCGTCGCCGAGGCCGCGCCGCTCGCGTTTCGGCTGTGGACGCCGGACACAAAGCTGGCGCCGGATCGTTACGGAATACCGACGCCCATTTCGGGTGATTTCATCCAACCCGACCTGATTTTGCTGCCGCTCAATGGTTTTGATGCTGCCGGCTATCGGCTGGGCTATGGTGGCGGTTATTTCGACCGCACGCTGGCGGCGCTTTCGCCGCGTCCGCTGGCGGTGGGCGTAGGTTTTGAAGTCAATCGGCTGCCCAGCATTCGGCCCGAAAGCCACGATCAGCGGCTGGACTGGATCGTGACCGAGGCCGGGGCGTTCAGGCTGGACGCCTGA
- a CDS encoding lytic transglycosylase domain-containing protein has product MKFRIIIVGLLLSTNLFAQSNDSAFLAARDAFRAGDLNKLERATSQLGNHELTPYAESYRLRMWIDKGDPADMRDFLQRNEGSYVAEKLRADWIRWLGKRAMWTDVDAEFPKLLSPEPDVTCYSQQARLARNDQTVLAEAEKLWLTMLEPPEPCRAIMDTLVANQRITTDEVWARARRQLEGNRPGSAKTTLNYLPASQTPDSRSLDSAISSAMGYLVRQPANWSSSRAGRELAAIAIQRLASNDPRIAADELEKIKGKLQDSERQWAWSQIALQGAKKHMTESVGWYANAGKAPLSDEAFQWKVRSALRSQEWGIVRDTIQAMPPTQAVLPEWTYWLGRALKAGGRTTEADALFEKISGQPNFYGNLADEELDRKILPPPKAKATTPEEQKAAQDNPAIRRALAFFRLDLRTEAVKEWNWSLRGMDDRELLAAANLAKRNQIWDRAINTADKTKHEHDYSLRFLAPYGEQVRPAAQNQSLDDAWVYGLMRQESRFITSAKSNVGASGLMQLMPATAKWVARKIGLRDFSQGQVHDTQTNVLLGTSYMRLVMENLDNHPVLASAAYNAGPGRAKKWRADRPLEGAIYAETIPFSETRDYVKKVMSNAVYYSAIFNGKADSLKARLGVVGARTSDAPKDADLP; this is encoded by the coding sequence ATGAAGTTTCGCATCATCATCGTTGGTCTCCTCCTGTCGACCAACCTCTTCGCCCAGAGCAACGATTCAGCCTTTCTCGCCGCCCGCGATGCCTTCCGGGCCGGCGACCTCAACAAACTGGAACGGGCCACCAGCCAGCTTGGCAATCACGAACTGACCCCGTATGCCGAGAGCTACCGGCTGCGCATGTGGATCGACAAGGGTGATCCGGCCGACATGCGTGATTTCCTGCAGCGGAACGAGGGTAGTTACGTGGCCGAAAAGCTGCGTGCCGACTGGATTCGCTGGCTCGGCAAGCGTGCCATGTGGACCGATGTGGATGCCGAATTTCCCAAGTTGCTCTCGCCTGAACCGGATGTCACCTGCTACAGCCAGCAGGCCCGCCTCGCCCGCAACGACCAGACCGTACTCGCCGAGGCCGAAAAGCTCTGGCTGACCATGCTCGAACCACCCGAGCCGTGCCGCGCGATCATGGACACCTTGGTCGCCAATCAGCGCATCACCACCGATGAAGTTTGGGCCCGTGCCCGCCGCCAACTCGAAGGCAACCGCCCTGGGTCAGCCAAGACGACACTGAATTACCTGCCGGCTAGCCAGACTCCCGACAGCCGTTCGCTCGACAGCGCGATCAGCAGCGCCATGGGTTACCTTGTCCGCCAGCCGGCCAACTGGAGCAGCAGCCGGGCAGGGCGCGAACTCGCCGCCATCGCCATCCAACGCCTGGCCAGCAACGACCCGCGCATTGCCGCCGACGAGCTGGAAAAGATCAAAGGCAAATTGCAGGACTCCGAACGCCAATGGGCGTGGAGCCAGATCGCCCTGCAGGGTGCCAAGAAGCACATGACGGAAAGTGTTGGCTGGTACGCCAACGCCGGCAAGGCCCCGCTCTCGGACGAAGCCTTTCAGTGGAAAGTACGTTCCGCCTTGCGTTCGCAGGAATGGGGGATTGTTCGCGACACCATCCAGGCCATGCCGCCGACCCAGGCAGTACTACCCGAATGGACCTACTGGCTGGGGCGCGCGCTGAAAGCTGGCGGCCGGACCACCGAGGCCGACGCACTCTTCGAGAAGATTTCCGGCCAGCCCAACTTCTACGGCAATCTGGCCGACGAAGAACTTGATCGCAAAATCTTGCCACCACCCAAGGCCAAGGCGACGACGCCTGAAGAACAAAAGGCCGCCCAGGACAACCCGGCCATCCGCCGCGCCCTGGCTTTCTTCCGCCTCGACCTGCGCACCGAAGCCGTCAAAGAATGGAACTGGTCGCTGCGCGGCATGGATGACCGCGAGTTGCTGGCCGCGGCCAATCTGGCCAAGCGCAACCAGATCTGGGACCGCGCCATCAATACGGCCGACAAGACCAAACACGAGCACGACTACTCGTTGCGCTTTCTTGCGCCCTACGGCGAGCAGGTGCGCCCGGCCGCCCAGAACCAGTCCCTCGACGACGCCTGGGTTTACGGCCTGATGCGCCAGGAAAGCCGCTTCATCACCTCGGCCAAATCCAACGTTGGCGCCTCGGGATTGATGCAACTGATGCCAGCCACCGCCAAATGGGTCGCCCGGAAAATCGGCCTGCGCGATTTCAGCCAAGGTCAGGTGCATGACACCCAGACCAACGTGCTGCTCGGCACCAGCTACATGCGTCTGGTCATGGAAAACCTCGACAATCACCCGGTACTGGCCTCTGCTGCCTACAACGCCGGCCCTGGTCGCGCCAAGAAATGGCGGGCAGACCGCCCGCTGGAAGGCGCCATTTACGCAGAAACGATCCCGTTCAGCGAGACGCGCGACTACGTTAAAAAGGTCATGAGCAATGCGGTTTATTATTCGGCGATTTTCAACGGCAAGGCTGATTCTCTGAAGGCACGTCTCGGTGTGGTCGGCGCTCGTACTTCCGATGCGCCCAAAGACGCGGATTTGCCTTAA
- a CDS encoding complex I NDUFA9 subunit family protein → MDIKKVLLLGGSGFVGTYIANRLSQRGIEVTIPTRRRERTKALIIQPGIEMPEADISCEQTLTELMRGHDAVINLVGILHSRDVTLPYSRDFANAHVELPKKIIAACKATGVRRLVHMSALNADPKGPSEYLRSKGDGEALVLAAQGALDVTVFRPSVIFGLGDSFLSMFAKILKKVPVFPLGFGHARFQPVWAADVADAFVDCLSDVGTYGQAYELVGPKTYTLRELVDYAKTLSGSTAKIIALSEGWAYLQAGLMWLAPSPMLSPDNLRSMEKDSVAQAGSQQPANWRPTALEAIAPSYIALNTPKGKLDSFRFRAGR, encoded by the coding sequence ATGGACATCAAAAAGGTCTTGCTGCTGGGGGGTAGCGGTTTCGTCGGTACCTATATCGCCAATCGCCTGTCGCAGCGCGGTATTGAGGTCACCATTCCGACGCGCCGACGCGAACGTACGAAGGCGCTGATCATTCAGCCGGGCATCGAAATGCCGGAGGCCGATATCAGTTGCGAACAGACCTTGACCGAACTGATGCGCGGCCACGATGCAGTGATCAATCTGGTCGGCATCCTGCACAGCCGCGATGTCACGCTGCCTTATAGCCGCGATTTCGCCAATGCCCATGTCGAACTGCCGAAGAAAATCATCGCTGCATGCAAGGCAACCGGTGTCCGCCGTCTGGTGCACATGAGCGCGCTGAACGCCGACCCCAAGGGCCCCTCCGAATACCTGCGCTCCAAGGGCGATGGTGAAGCCCTCGTGCTGGCCGCTCAGGGTGCTCTGGATGTCACGGTATTCCGTCCGTCGGTCATCTTCGGTCTGGGCGATTCTTTCCTGTCGATGTTCGCCAAAATCCTGAAAAAGGTCCCCGTCTTCCCTCTCGGTTTTGGCCATGCCCGCTTCCAGCCGGTGTGGGCTGCCGATGTCGCCGATGCCTTCGTCGACTGCCTGAGCGATGTCGGCACCTATGGCCAGGCCTACGAACTGGTCGGCCCGAAGACCTACACGCTGCGCGAACTGGTCGACTACGCCAAGACATTGAGCGGCAGCACCGCCAAAATCATTGCGCTCTCCGAAGGTTGGGCCTATCTGCAAGCAGGTCTGATGTGGCTGGCACCCAGCCCGATGCTGTCGCCGGACAACCTGCGCTCGATGGAAAAGGACAGCGTCGCCCAAGCAGGCAGCCAGCAGCCGGCCAACTGGCGCCCGACGGCGCTGGAAGCCATTGCACCGAGCTATATTGCGCTCAACACGCCGAAGGGCAAGCTCGACAGCTTCCGCTTCCGCGCCGGCCGCTAA
- a CDS encoding multifunctional CCA addition/repair protein, with protein sequence MQIFIVGGAVRDELLGRLNADRDYVVVGATPEALLKQGFRPVGKDFPVFLHPKTQEEYALARTERKSGHGYHGFTFHAAPDVTLEEDLARRDLTINAMAKAADGTLIDPFHGQQDLLAKTLRHVGPAFAEDPVRILRIARFAARFHDFSVAPETLALMRQMVSSGEVDHLVAERVWQELATGLMEEKPSRMLEVLRDCGALARLLPEVDALFGVPQRADYHPEVDTGIHTMMVIDQSALRRFSLPVRFAALTHDLGKGTTPADILPRHIGHEERSVELTEKLCARLRVPNDCRDLALLMARYHGNIHRAADLKANTIVTLFEKTDALRRPERFQQLLDACLCDFTGRLGWENRPYETPQRLLTALAAVNSLDAGKIAAACIEKAHIPERIHQARVRAVKLKLNDAGDQPQQQ encoded by the coding sequence GTGCAGATCTTCATCGTCGGCGGCGCCGTCCGTGATGAACTGCTCGGCCGGCTCAATGCCGACCGCGACTACGTCGTCGTCGGCGCCACCCCGGAGGCCTTGCTGAAACAGGGTTTCCGCCCGGTTGGCAAGGATTTCCCGGTTTTCCTGCACCCCAAGACCCAAGAGGAATACGCGCTCGCCCGTACCGAGCGCAAGAGCGGGCACGGCTATCACGGCTTCACCTTTCACGCCGCCCCCGACGTGACGCTGGAAGAAGACCTCGCTCGCCGTGACCTGACTATCAATGCGATGGCCAAGGCAGCCGACGGGACGCTGATCGACCCTTTCCACGGTCAACAGGATTTATTGGCAAAAACGCTAAGGCATGTCGGCCCGGCTTTTGCCGAAGATCCGGTACGCATCCTGCGCATCGCGCGCTTCGCAGCGCGTTTCCATGATTTTTCAGTGGCCCCGGAAACACTTGCCCTGATGCGCCAGATGGTGAGCAGCGGCGAAGTCGATCATCTTGTGGCGGAACGTGTCTGGCAGGAACTGGCCACCGGTCTGATGGAAGAAAAGCCGTCGCGGATGCTGGAAGTTTTGCGCGACTGCGGTGCGCTGGCCCGCCTGCTACCGGAAGTGGACGCCCTGTTCGGCGTGCCGCAAAGAGCGGATTACCATCCGGAAGTCGATACCGGCATCCATACGATGATGGTGATCGATCAATCCGCGCTCCGTCGTTTCAGCCTGCCGGTACGTTTCGCCGCGTTAACCCACGACCTCGGCAAAGGCACCACGCCGGCCGATATCCTGCCGCGCCACATCGGCCATGAAGAACGCAGCGTCGAACTGACTGAAAAACTGTGTGCCCGCCTGCGTGTGCCGAACGATTGTCGCGATCTTGCGTTGCTGATGGCTCGCTATCACGGCAACATCCACCGCGCCGCCGATCTCAAGGCGAACACCATCGTCACGCTGTTCGAAAAAACCGATGCGCTACGCCGGCCGGAACGCTTCCAGCAGCTGCTTGATGCCTGCCTGTGCGATTTCACGGGCCGTCTCGGCTGGGAAAACCGCCCTTACGAGACGCCACAACGTTTGCTGACGGCGCTTGCCGCCGTTAACTCGCTAGATGCTGGCAAAATCGCTGCCGCCTGCATCGAAAAAGCACACATTCCTGAACGTATCCACCAGGCAAGGGTCAGAGCCGTCAAGCTAAAGCTTAATGACGCGGGAGACCAGCCACAGCAACAATGA
- a CDS encoding DUF2905 domain-containing protein produces the protein MLKWMLTLVIAIFLLGIVGPHLARFIRFGKLPGDFAFRFRGRAYSFPVASTIIFSLLLWLVSRVIKL, from the coding sequence ATGCTGAAGTGGATGTTGACGCTGGTAATTGCGATTTTCCTGCTGGGCATTGTCGGTCCGCATCTGGCGCGTTTTATTCGATTTGGCAAATTGCCGGGCGACTTTGCTTTTCGCTTTCGCGGTCGAGCCTACTCGTTTCCCGTGGCGAGCACGATCATATTCTCATTGTTGCTGTGGCTGGTCTCCCGCGTCATTAAGCTTTAG
- a CDS encoding alpha/beta hydrolase: MLKTQIVEGLEVYSCLPTRKSVKPALLFVHGAFAGGWMWTETFMPFLAKAGYPCYALSLRGHGGSDGVEQINTHSIADYVDDVKTIVDWLDEPPILLGHSMGGFVIQKYLEHRDAPAVALICSVPPQGLIASQFHLMLNKPQLFQEINQIMDGKYTDTGTLRETLFAGEVDETMLAAWLSRMQQESHRALWDMSMFSLPNLYSMHKPPMLILGAEEDVLVPAFLVQTTANTYSQHAHIFRGMGHAVTHEKEWPLVAAMLRDWLEELKP, translated from the coding sequence ATGCTAAAAACTCAGATTGTCGAAGGCCTCGAAGTTTACTCGTGCCTTCCCACCCGCAAGTCAGTAAAACCGGCACTGCTCTTTGTGCACGGTGCCTTTGCCGGCGGCTGGATGTGGACAGAAACCTTCATGCCTTTTTTGGCCAAGGCGGGCTATCCCTGCTACGCGTTGTCACTTCGCGGCCACGGCGGCAGCGATGGTGTCGAGCAAATCAATACTCACTCAATCGCCGATTACGTCGATGACGTCAAAACCATCGTTGACTGGCTGGATGAGCCGCCCATCCTGCTCGGGCACTCCATGGGCGGCTTCGTCATCCAGAAATATCTGGAACACCGTGACGCCCCGGCCGTCGCCCTGATTTGCTCGGTGCCACCGCAAGGTCTGATTGCCTCCCAGTTTCACCTGATGCTCAACAAGCCCCAGCTGTTCCAGGAAATCAATCAGATCATGGATGGCAAATACACCGACACCGGTACACTGCGCGAAACCTTGTTCGCCGGCGAAGTCGATGAAACGATGTTGGCCGCCTGGCTGAGCCGGATGCAGCAGGAGTCGCATCGCGCGCTATGGGACATGTCAATGTTCAGCCTGCCCAACCTTTATTCCATGCACAAGCCGCCCATGCTGATCCTCGGCGCGGAAGAAGACGTTCTGGTACCGGCTTTCCTGGTGCAGACGACCGCAAACACCTACAGCCAGCATGCCCATATTTTCCGGGGCATGGGCCATGCCGTCACCCACGAAAAAGAATGGCCGCTGGTAGCGGCCATGTTGCGCGACTGGCTGGAAGAGCTCAAGCCTTGA
- a CDS encoding YjfB family protein: MDILSVGSLTSALTQATTSDAVNTLVLRKAMDIEAQTALQLLQAVPQLPSNPPNLGNTIDIKA; this comes from the coding sequence GTGGATATACTTTCGGTAGGCAGTTTAACCAGCGCACTGACTCAGGCGACGACCAGTGACGCGGTGAATACCCTAGTGCTCAGAAAGGCGATGGATATCGAGGCGCAGACTGCCCTGCAGTTGTTGCAAGCTGTGCCGCAACTGCCGAGCAATCCCCCAAACCTGGGAAACACCATCGACATCAAGGCTTGA